The following are encoded in a window of Sutcliffiella horikoshii genomic DNA:
- the rpoE gene encoding DNA-directed RNA polymerase subunit delta, which translates to MALNHLTAEQVQEMSLIEIATALFNEQKQSVTFGELITEIKKITGFTDADLKGKLSQFYTDLNIDGRFICIGENQWGLRAWYPYDQIEEETTPQVKTKTKKKKKAADDDDIDADEFDELDEEELEFDDLDDYEEEEVEEEDFDDADDDADEDDDEEFEEDLIEDDEYELEDEEEEDEELDEEDKL; encoded by the coding sequence TTGGCATTAAACCATTTAACGGCAGAACAAGTGCAAGAGATGTCATTGATCGAAATCGCTACTGCTTTATTTAACGAACAGAAGCAGTCTGTGACTTTTGGCGAATTAATTACGGAGATCAAGAAAATCACTGGTTTTACAGATGCAGATCTTAAAGGCAAGTTGTCTCAGTTCTATACGGACTTGAACATTGACGGCCGTTTCATTTGTATTGGAGAAAACCAATGGGGACTTCGTGCATGGTATCCTTATGATCAAATAGAAGAAGAAACAACTCCTCAGGTTAAGACAAAGACTAAGAAAAAGAAGAAGGCTGCAGATGATGACGATATCGACGCAGACGAATTCGATGAGTTGGACGAAGAAGAATTAGAATTCGACGATCTGGATGATTATGAAGAGGAGGAAGTCGAAGAAGAAGACTTTGACGATGCCGATGATGATGCAGACGAAGATGACGACGAAGAGTTTGAAGAAGACTTGATCGAAGACGACGAGTACGAACTCGAAGACGAAGAAGAAGAGGACGAAGAATTGGATGAGGAAGATAAACTCTAA